A single Desulfobulbaceae bacterium DNA region contains:
- the hrpA gene encoding ATP-dependent RNA helicase HrpA, with amino-acid sequence MGHSGHVVVRFPVSFGGRTRKTTRIKFLTDGMLLAEAASDRKLSRYDAIIIDEAHERSLNIDFLLGIIKRLVVLRPDLKIIISSATLDTEKFSRHFDGAKVITIPGKTFPIEIRYCPTPEAASGAEPSIAEQTVAVVGDIVRHEPYGDILVFMATERDIVEVVESLDGAGDAGKNLSVLPLFGRLSGREQSRIFVESKQRKVVVATNVAETSITVPGIRYVVDSGQARISSYSPRARTTKLPVCSISRASADQRRGRCGRVGPGVCIRLYSEEDYLAREEFTPPEIVRANLADVILRMLDLRLGHPAKFPFLDPPHPRAVKDGIAVLRELSAVEESAEGPGFRLTKQGRLMARLPLDPCIARMVLEARDRRVLHPVMIIAAALSIQDPRIRPLGSEGSADTAHRQFVEPSSDFITLLNIWRHYHHVARTVNRSRLRKYCQQNFLGYQRMREWCDIYEQICHTLEENGNFVVEPCPGDHDAIHQSILTGIVRNIGFRKEKNLYQGAFGKEVMVFPGSGQFNKTGQWLMAAEMVETTRLYARTVATINPQWLERIAAGLCHSSYSDAHWEKKRGQVVALEKVTLFGLPLVQGRRVNYGPINPKEARQIFIQSALVEGEVSRDFDFLSRNQELIAELQEIEDRMRRRYLIDDYALANFYDQRLPDLVWDVASLVRVLPRVGAILMMTRDDLVADDPDAEQLEDFPSELTVGSFCLPLFYKFTPGTREDGVSVHIPVTALPHINPQIFDWLVPGLITEKITCLLRSLPKTIRKHLVPVNQTAADLFKHVDFGVGSLPLMLARLIEQQFGLVVAKEDWRSEELPVHLRMRFCLVSDDGCVIKHSRNFGDLFAVETRKDGGIPFADIRKQWERDGIAEYDDSIPSRIPVPLQAGALAGYAFPALVDIGGNRIGLRLFLSEEESRQKNQSGLRLLYERDLGPLVKRVAKDFALHQLDWSLFQWLGSLKSVNEQMQHFIITEICDLKLGLPSKEEFEHRLVNFADGEFYRQAGDIFTRVRNLLVERADTVALCAKFKELAVKSPYNVQRFKRYDEALAQLLPHDFLQIFDQGDLDRTPRYLKALRIRIERAHVAPGRDQEKEAQVAPFDAKVRELHDRLSLIAIPVQRQEAGPLVAEFIRMVDEFKVSVFAPEIKTTIPISVKRLEQKWLEINQRL; translated from the coding sequence ATGGGCCATTCTGGCCATGTGGTTGTTCGGTTCCCGGTTTCTTTTGGTGGTCGGACCCGTAAGACCACCAGGATTAAATTTCTTACCGATGGCATGCTGCTGGCCGAGGCAGCTTCTGACCGAAAGCTCTCCCGCTACGATGCGATCATTATCGACGAGGCCCATGAGCGCAGCCTCAATATTGATTTTTTGCTCGGCATCATTAAACGGCTGGTCGTGCTCAGGCCGGATCTGAAGATTATCATTTCGTCAGCTACTCTCGATACCGAAAAGTTTTCCCGTCATTTCGATGGGGCCAAGGTCATCACGATTCCAGGGAAGACCTTTCCCATCGAGATTCGATACTGTCCGACTCCGGAGGCTGCCTCCGGGGCTGAACCGTCGATTGCCGAGCAGACAGTTGCGGTGGTGGGTGATATCGTCCGTCATGAACCATATGGGGATATTCTGGTATTCATGGCCACTGAGCGCGACATCGTGGAGGTGGTGGAGTCCTTGGACGGGGCAGGAGATGCCGGCAAGAATCTTTCGGTCCTGCCGCTGTTCGGGAGGCTTTCCGGTCGCGAGCAAAGCCGTATTTTTGTCGAGAGCAAACAGCGTAAGGTTGTTGTTGCCACCAACGTTGCCGAGACTTCGATTACCGTGCCAGGTATTCGTTATGTTGTTGATTCAGGCCAGGCCCGAATCTCAAGTTATAGTCCCAGGGCCAGGACCACTAAGTTGCCGGTCTGCTCGATCTCAAGGGCCAGCGCCGACCAGAGACGCGGCCGCTGTGGTCGTGTCGGTCCAGGTGTCTGTATCCGTCTTTATAGTGAAGAGGACTATCTGGCCCGTGAAGAATTCACGCCGCCGGAAATTGTCCGTGCCAATCTGGCTGATGTTATTTTACGGATGCTTGATCTGCGCTTGGGGCATCCAGCAAAATTTCCCTTTCTTGATCCTCCCCATCCCCGTGCCGTCAAAGACGGCATAGCCGTGCTGCGTGAGTTGTCTGCAGTGGAAGAGAGCGCTGAAGGGCCAGGATTCCGCCTGACCAAGCAGGGTCGGTTGATGGCCCGTCTGCCTCTTGATCCTTGTATTGCCAGGATGGTCCTCGAGGCCAGGGATCGCCGTGTCTTGCATCCGGTGATGATTATTGCCGCGGCCTTAAGCATCCAGGACCCTCGGATTCGTCCACTCGGGAGCGAAGGGTCAGCGGATACCGCCCATCGCCAGTTTGTTGAGCCGTCATCAGATTTTATTACCTTGCTGAATATCTGGCGTCACTATCATCATGTGGCGCGAACCGTGAACCGGTCCCGGCTGCGTAAATATTGTCAGCAGAATTTTCTGGGCTACCAGCGGATGCGGGAGTGGTGTGATATTTACGAACAGATCTGTCATACCTTGGAGGAGAATGGCAATTTTGTGGTTGAACCATGCCCTGGGGACCATGATGCCATCCATCAGTCCATCCTCACTGGAATCGTCCGTAATATCGGTTTTCGCAAGGAGAAGAATCTCTATCAGGGCGCCTTTGGCAAGGAGGTTATGGTCTTTCCCGGTTCGGGCCAATTCAACAAGACCGGGCAGTGGCTGATGGCGGCGGAAATGGTCGAGACCACCCGTCTCTATGCGCGAACAGTCGCCACCATCAATCCTCAGTGGCTGGAGAGGATCGCGGCGGGACTCTGCCACTCCTCTTACTCGGATGCGCATTGGGAAAAAAAACGCGGTCAAGTGGTGGCTTTGGAAAAGGTGACTCTTTTCGGTCTTCCCCTGGTTCAGGGGCGGCGGGTCAATTATGGACCGATCAATCCCAAGGAGGCCCGGCAGATTTTTATTCAGTCAGCCTTGGTTGAGGGCGAGGTGAGCCGTGATTTTGATTTTTTGAGTCGTAATCAAGAGTTGATTGCGGAGTTGCAGGAGATCGAAGATCGGATGCGACGAAGGTATCTGATTGACGATTACGCACTGGCTAATTTTTATGATCAGCGCTTGCCTGACCTGGTCTGGGACGTGGCTAGCCTGGTCCGGGTGCTGCCGCGGGTTGGCGCTATTTTGATGATGACCAGAGACGATCTTGTGGCCGATGACCCTGATGCAGAGCAACTCGAAGATTTTCCTTCCGAGTTGACTGTCGGGTCTTTTTGCCTGCCGCTCTTCTATAAATTCACTCCCGGAACCCGTGAGGATGGGGTCTCTGTTCATATCCCGGTAACAGCGCTGCCCCATATCAATCCGCAGATCTTTGACTGGCTGGTTCCTGGACTCATCACGGAAAAGATTACGTGCCTGCTCCGCTCTTTGCCTAAGACGATTCGGAAGCATCTGGTCCCAGTTAATCAGACTGCGGCAGATCTCTTTAAGCACGTTGATTTTGGCGTTGGTTCTCTTCCTCTGATGCTGGCCCGACTCATCGAACAGCAGTTTGGACTTGTGGTCGCCAAGGAGGATTGGCGTAGTGAAGAGTTGCCTGTTCACCTGCGGATGCGATTCTGCCTGGTAAGTGATGATGGATGCGTGATCAAGCACAGTCGAAATTTTGGCGATTTGTTTGCGGTCGAGACCAGGAAAGATGGGGGCATTCCCTTTGCTGATATCAGGAAGCAATGGGAGCGTGACGGAATTGCAGAGTATGACGATTCGATCCCCTCTCGTATCCCTGTTCCCTTGCAGGCCGGGGCTTTGGCTGGGTATGCCTTTCCCGCTCTCGTTGATATCGGCGGCAATAGGATCGGGTTGCGACTTTTTCTGTCAGAAGAGGAGAGTAGGCAAAAAAATCAATCAGGCTTACGTTTGCTGTATGAGCGAGATCTCGGTCCTCTGGTCAAGAGAGTTGCCAAGGATTTTGCGCTGCATCAACTCGATTGGTCCTTGTTTCAATGGCTGGGGAGCTTGAAATCGGTCAATGAACAGATGCAGCATTTTATCATCACCGAAATTTGTGATTTAAAACTAGGTTTGCCCAGCAAGGAAGAGTTTGAACATCGCCTGGTCAATTTTGCTGACGGCGAGTTTTACCGGCAGGCGGGAGATATCTTTACCCGGGTACGGAACTTGTTGGTAGAGCGGGCCGATACCGTGGCCCTGTGTGCCAAGTTCAAGGAGCTGGCTGTTAAGTCGCCATATAACGTTCAGCGGTTTAAGCGGTATGATGAAGCGCTTGCGCAGCTGTTGCCACATGATTTTCTGCAAATATTCGATCAGGGGGACCTGGATAGAACTCCTCGTTATTTGAAAGCGTTGCGGATCAGGATTGAGCGGGCTCATGTCGCGCCGGGTCGCGACCAGGAAAAGGAAGCGCAGGTTGCCCCTTTTGATGCCAAGGTGCGTGAACTTCATGACCGCCTCTCATTGATAGCGATTCCTGTTCAGCGGCAAGAGGCTGGGCCATTGGTAGCGGAATTTATTCGAATGGTCGATGAATTTAAGGTCTCGGTCTTTGCGCCTGAGATCAAAACCACTATCCCGATCTCTGTCAAGCGGTTGGAACAGAAGTGGCTGGAGATAAATCAGCGTCTGTAG